In Aliamphritea ceti, a single window of DNA contains:
- a CDS encoding iron-siderophore ABC transporter substrate-binding protein yields MLKLLLISLLSFSTIIQAAITIEDSRGPQSFKATPQRIASLNWTLSEQLLELDITPLAMTDQAGYEVWVRQPALPAEIEELGSRSEPNLEKLARLKPDLILINEVHNSILPRLEKIAPVLFFKTFSAEHSNPQAAIKVYRQLAQLFGRQQLAETRLKAMQEEFRTLRQQLSEAYSGQLPKVTTVRFANPSSVYIYGNNSMSQYALEQLGISPALPQPNSQWGLVQKRVLELSKIQQGTVLYFEPFAQWPKLAASRLWQAMPFVRKGHIQAVPATWTYGGAMSLKYLAQTLTDSLLKIAPIELSEKKTSGNKKSGNKTSGNKLSDNKRRVS; encoded by the coding sequence ATGTTGAAGCTTCTACTCATCAGTCTGCTCAGCTTCAGTACAATTATTCAGGCCGCAATTACAATTGAAGACAGCCGTGGACCGCAATCATTTAAAGCCACGCCGCAGCGTATTGCCAGTTTAAACTGGACCCTGTCCGAACAACTGCTTGAACTAGACATCACACCGCTGGCCATGACAGACCAGGCAGGTTACGAAGTATGGGTCCGGCAACCCGCCCTGCCGGCAGAGATAGAAGAACTGGGCAGCCGCAGTGAACCTAACTTAGAAAAACTGGCCCGCCTGAAACCGGATTTAATTCTTATAAATGAGGTACATAACAGCATACTCCCGCGACTGGAAAAAATTGCGCCGGTGCTGTTTTTCAAAACATTCAGTGCAGAACACAGTAATCCACAAGCCGCTATTAAGGTCTATCGTCAACTGGCACAACTCTTCGGCAGGCAACAACTGGCTGAAACAAGGCTCAAGGCCATGCAGGAAGAGTTTCGTACCCTGCGCCAACAACTGTCAGAAGCATATTCCGGGCAATTACCAAAAGTAACGACTGTCCGTTTTGCCAACCCTTCTTCGGTGTATATCTACGGTAATAACTCAATGAGTCAATACGCACTGGAGCAACTGGGCATTTCACCAGCATTACCTCAACCAAATAGTCAGTGGGGATTAGTGCAAAAACGTGTACTGGAACTTAGCAAAATTCAGCAAGGCACAGTGCTCTATTTTGAGCCTTTCGCCCAATGGCCCAAGCTTGCAGCTTCCAGACTTTGGCAAGCAATGCCTTTTGTTCGCAAAGGACATATTCAGGCAGTACCTGCTACCTGGACTTATGGCGGTGCTATGTCGCTGAAGTATCTTGCTCAGACGTTAACAGATAGCCTGTTAAAGATAGCTCCGATTGAACTCTCTGAAAAAAAGACTTCTGGCAACAAAAAGTCTGGAAACAAGACGTCTGGAAACAAGCTTTCTGATAATAAGCGGAGAGTTTCATGA
- a CDS encoding ABC transporter ATP-binding protein produces the protein MFELDNIQIHRNQRQILDIDHLQISSDSFTLLLGHNGSGKSTLLNLMARQVHPDKGGINFNEQPLNKLKQRQLAREIAYLPQHLPDAPGLTVKELVRLGRFPWRGLLGRYSAEDNHKITQALLQTGVADFANTLVDQLSGGERQRAWIAMLLAQESPVLILDEPTAALDLAHQYELLSMLKELHQQHNRGVIIVLHDINLALRFASQVIVLKQGKLAFQGDIEQFANQQSLSNLFNVNIELLNHQNNKVAVVC, from the coding sequence ATGTTTGAACTCGATAATATCCAGATACATCGTAACCAACGACAAATTCTTGATATTGACCATCTACAGATCAGTTCTGATAGCTTCACGCTGTTGCTTGGCCATAATGGCTCAGGTAAATCGACCTTACTGAATTTAATGGCCCGACAGGTTCATCCGGATAAGGGTGGGATTAATTTTAACGAGCAACCTCTCAATAAACTTAAACAGCGACAACTGGCCCGGGAAATTGCTTACCTTCCACAGCACTTGCCTGATGCCCCCGGCCTGACAGTAAAAGAGTTAGTACGTTTAGGCCGTTTCCCATGGAGGGGATTATTAGGCCGCTACTCTGCTGAAGACAATCATAAAATTACCCAGGCGCTGCTCCAAACAGGCGTCGCTGACTTTGCCAATACCTTAGTTGATCAACTTTCCGGAGGAGAGCGACAGCGGGCCTGGATAGCTATGTTACTGGCTCAGGAATCTCCGGTACTTATTCTCGATGAGCCCACTGCTGCTCTGGATCTTGCACATCAATACGAATTACTGAGCATGCTGAAAGAACTTCACCAACAGCATAACCGCGGTGTCATCATCGTACTGCATGACATCAACCTGGCACTTCGCTTTGCCAGTCAGGTAATCGTATTAAAGCAGGGCAAGCTGGCATTTCAGGGAGACATCGAGCAGTTTGCCAACCAGCAATCATTAAGCAATCTGTTCAACGTCAATATCGAGCTTCTGAATCATCAGAATAATAAGGTTGCTGTAGTATGTTGA
- a CDS encoding siderophore ferric iron reductase, with translation MNSETFHELSGGTPPPDILYEQLFSMTKQLNPLLCGHLGEPFGYVIRRNCTPQSSLNELYNYWQHYYPEAGRSYWSVRSWELLIWQPILIAITAVYGLSAIPPLQQIAQKLNNGLVAGYALPPGCWFKGNSPQLIVRAGAELNALTHSLLEQLQQVCTLRPKLAKSLLSDQLTSALARVPKISGSFTEIEIRAHLPLWLEAVQLPPRGMQFDGNQQLIRLSCCMHYKRLDGELCVNCPRPNTTPE, from the coding sequence ATGAATTCTGAGACATTTCATGAACTCTCTGGCGGTACTCCACCGCCAGATATCCTCTATGAACAGCTGTTTAGCATGACTAAGCAGCTGAATCCTTTACTTTGCGGCCACCTTGGTGAACCGTTCGGTTATGTGATTCGGCGCAATTGCACTCCTCAGTCAAGCCTGAACGAACTCTATAATTACTGGCAACATTATTATCCTGAAGCTGGTCGCAGCTACTGGTCTGTTCGTAGCTGGGAACTTTTGATATGGCAACCAATACTCATCGCAATAACTGCCGTCTATGGCCTGTCAGCAATACCACCTCTGCAACAGATAGCTCAGAAGCTAAACAATGGTCTTGTCGCCGGCTACGCCCTGCCACCCGGATGTTGGTTTAAGGGGAATAGTCCACAACTCATAGTGCGTGCCGGAGCAGAACTGAACGCACTTACGCACTCGCTGCTGGAGCAGTTACAACAAGTCTGCACACTGCGCCCAAAACTGGCGAAATCCTTGCTTAGCGATCAGTTAACAAGTGCGCTTGCCAGAGTTCCAAAGATCTCTGGGTCGTTTACTGAAATTGAAATCCGTGCCCATCTGCCTTTGTGGCTGGAAGCGGTTCAACTGCCTCCCAGAGGTATGCAGTTTGATGGTAACCAACAACTTATCCGTCTCAGTTGCTGTATGCACTACAAACGCCTGGATGGCGAATTATGCGTCAACTGCCCCCGTCCTAATACAACTCCTGAATAA
- a CDS encoding TonB-dependent siderophore receptor: protein MLSTGSQLSLLAPTTRNLLTLAITAALPSTVLADGQSGTQATNQVQKDIVIIAETYRNTGTKSSLEPEETPQGISVIDQEKLNLRGVSSINEAMRYTPGVNTELRGGSVVRMDQFTIRGFQNAQNFYDGLPLLFNDWNLQPQIDAAAIEQIEIFKGPTSVLYGAMPPGGMVNIIAKQPNHDETGSISASIGSNNLRQTTIDKTGSIAGREDLSYTFTGLARQKDSQAVTAEEERYLIAGSVDWQLTDQTLLNFNLYTQKDPAAGIYNTVPAAGSVFSNPNGELPTTSFAGDANWNVYDRDVTLLGYKLSHAFNDNWTFLHNARVMDADALQKNTYHSGSFAADNRTLNRRAYLTDESSKGFTVDNQLSGRVQLGNIEHNVLAGIDFQRLKSNIKYEDAATATIDLFAPDHHQINPGMTLTNTVYSSDFDIERKQVGIYLQDQIRLGNWVVIAGGRYDDYKSTEKGRKYNAAVNNNIEQTNFSGRIGALYNFDNGLAPFISYSESFEPVGGSDRNGKVFKPATSHQWETGIKFAPLGSDTNFTLSAFRIMKENVLTRDPSGGALDQIQAGEVRSQGIEFEISSDLSDQLSVDFTATVLDMEFTKDNKGLQGKTPVWVPENKATLWTNYQLSNAMRLGTGIRYVGKTQLDAANTRKVPGYTLVDLAMNLDLGAYNSSLQGSSFNLSVNNLFDKRNVSCFDANNCWFGADRTIEATLKYEF, encoded by the coding sequence ATGCTGTCGACAGGCTCTCAACTTTCACTTCTCGCGCCAACCACGCGTAATTTACTGACGCTGGCTATTACTGCAGCATTACCATCAACGGTCCTCGCCGACGGGCAATCGGGCACCCAGGCTACAAACCAAGTGCAAAAAGATATTGTCATTATTGCTGAGACATACCGTAACACTGGTACTAAATCTTCCCTGGAACCGGAAGAGACACCTCAGGGCATAAGCGTTATCGATCAGGAAAAACTTAACCTGCGCGGTGTGAGCTCAATAAACGAAGCAATGCGGTATACACCAGGCGTGAATACTGAGCTCCGGGGTGGCAGCGTGGTTCGAATGGATCAGTTCACTATCAGAGGCTTCCAGAATGCACAAAACTTTTATGACGGTTTACCCCTACTGTTTAACGACTGGAATTTACAACCTCAGATAGATGCAGCTGCCATTGAGCAGATAGAAATATTCAAAGGCCCAACATCTGTTCTGTATGGTGCAATGCCACCAGGGGGCATGGTCAATATCATAGCAAAGCAACCAAACCATGATGAAACCGGCAGTATATCAGCCTCGATTGGCAGCAATAATCTGCGTCAAACCACCATCGATAAGACAGGCAGTATTGCTGGCCGCGAGGACTTATCCTATACATTCACCGGATTAGCCCGCCAAAAAGACAGCCAGGCTGTCACTGCTGAAGAAGAACGTTACCTCATTGCAGGTTCAGTCGACTGGCAGCTAACAGACCAGACATTACTGAACTTCAATCTGTACACACAGAAGGATCCTGCTGCTGGTATTTACAATACAGTACCCGCAGCGGGTTCTGTATTCAGTAACCCTAATGGCGAATTACCTACTACCAGCTTTGCTGGCGATGCAAACTGGAATGTCTATGACCGGGATGTCACATTACTTGGCTATAAGCTAAGCCATGCATTCAATGATAACTGGACATTCCTGCATAACGCGCGCGTTATGGACGCCGATGCTTTACAAAAAAACACCTATCACAGTGGTAGTTTTGCTGCTGACAACCGCACTCTTAACAGACGCGCCTATCTGACTGATGAGTCATCCAAAGGCTTCACTGTGGATAACCAGCTATCTGGCCGTGTTCAACTGGGAAATATCGAGCACAATGTACTGGCAGGTATAGATTTCCAAAGGCTTAAGTCCAACATTAAATATGAGGATGCGGCAACTGCAACGATTGATCTGTTTGCGCCAGATCACCACCAGATTAACCCTGGAATGACCCTGACCAACACAGTCTATAGCAGTGATTTTGATATTGAGCGCAAGCAGGTGGGTATTTATCTGCAAGACCAAATCCGCCTGGGTAACTGGGTAGTCATCGCCGGTGGTCGCTACGATGACTATAAGTCCACTGAAAAGGGCCGTAAATATAACGCTGCAGTTAACAACAACATAGAACAAACCAACTTCTCTGGCCGGATCGGCGCACTATATAACTTTGATAACGGCCTGGCACCGTTCATTAGCTATTCGGAAAGTTTTGAGCCAGTCGGTGGTAGTGATCGTAACGGCAAAGTATTTAAACCGGCCACCAGCCATCAGTGGGAAACAGGCATAAAGTTTGCGCCCCTGGGTAGCGATACTAATTTCACACTGTCAGCCTTTCGAATCATGAAAGAAAACGTTCTGACCCGGGATCCATCCGGTGGCGCATTAGATCAAATACAGGCTGGTGAAGTGCGTTCTCAGGGTATCGAGTTTGAAATCAGCAGTGATCTGAGCGATCAGCTCAGCGTCGATTTCACAGCAACCGTTCTGGATATGGAGTTCACAAAGGACAACAAAGGCCTGCAAGGTAAAACACCTGTATGGGTGCCTGAAAACAAAGCAACCCTATGGACAAACTATCAGCTGAGCAACGCCATGCGCCTGGGCACGGGTATTCGCTACGTTGGTAAAACCCAGCTGGACGCTGCAAACACCCGTAAAGTTCCTGGATATACACTGGTCGATCTGGCTATGAATCTGGATTTAGGCGCTTATAACAGCAGCCTGCAAGGTTCCAGCTTCAATCTATCTGTGAACAACCTGTTTGATAAGCGAAATGTCAGCTGTTTTGATGCAAATAACTGCTGGTTCGGTGCTGACCGAACCATTGAAGCTACCCTTAAATATGAATTCTGA
- a CDS encoding AraC family transcriptional regulator, whose translation MATPAFETSPPQIARIQRALQYIEENLDQQLTVDNLAELSCWSRWQFQRVFDRETGMSVAQYVRGIRLSTAAKLLLTTKLRQLDIALNCGFESEISFNRSFRKEYGCPPGKYRKRGEFQGLRQPLSLSRPDRLKPELPPKLLQVKIETRPATKLYGVCGHIDGLFSETPNYDQKVPEIWTKLARCVPIDAFCHFDNIGVINLNAEEATSNLPYWACFKNPAEDLCSLLQCVEIPEQTYAVIPYRGHVKNVDKTLEWFLCNWLPESGYKGENGYELEVYGRNFDPQCADAYMEYWMPVSSADSSIRF comes from the coding sequence GTGGCAACACCAGCCTTTGAAACCAGCCCTCCACAAATTGCCCGTATTCAACGGGCACTTCAGTATATTGAAGAAAACTTGGATCAACAGCTTACTGTGGATAACCTGGCCGAGCTGAGTTGCTGGTCACGCTGGCAGTTCCAGCGAGTATTCGACAGAGAAACCGGGATGAGCGTTGCTCAGTATGTCAGAGGCATTCGCCTGAGTACTGCTGCCAAACTTTTACTGACGACCAAACTTCGTCAATTAGATATTGCGCTCAATTGTGGTTTTGAATCTGAGATCAGTTTTAACCGCAGTTTTCGAAAAGAATACGGCTGCCCTCCGGGTAAATACCGTAAACGTGGCGAATTTCAGGGTCTACGCCAGCCCTTATCGTTGAGCCGCCCCGACCGCCTTAAACCAGAACTACCACCGAAGCTGTTGCAGGTAAAAATTGAAACCCGCCCGGCTACAAAGCTTTACGGCGTTTGTGGCCACATTGACGGGCTCTTTTCAGAAACACCTAATTACGACCAGAAGGTTCCTGAAATTTGGACAAAGCTGGCTCGCTGTGTGCCAATAGATGCCTTTTGTCATTTCGATAATATTGGCGTAATAAACCTGAATGCAGAAGAAGCTACGAGCAACCTCCCTTACTGGGCCTGCTTTAAAAATCCGGCTGAAGATCTTTGCTCCCTGCTACAGTGTGTTGAAATTCCTGAACAAACCTATGCAGTAATTCCCTATCGCGGCCACGTTAAAAACGTAGATAAAACACTGGAATGGTTTCTGTGTAATTGGTTACCAGAATCAGGCTATAAAGGCGAAAATGGCTACGAACTTGAAGTCTACGGCCGTAATTTTGACCCGCAATGCGCCGACGCTTACATGGAATACTGGATGCCTGTTAGCTCTGCAGATTCATCCATCCGCTTCTGA
- a CDS encoding EVE domain-containing protein has translation MQYWLFKSEPDAFSIDDLAAMPDQTEHWDGIRNYQARNFLRDQVKLGDQVFFYHSSCKDVGIVGVAEVVRESYPDFTQFDPESKYYDPKSSPDKPRWVMVDIKLKQKFSKILPLKVIKAMPEITEVGLVKKGHRLSIMPVTDIEWQLLLAAAN, from the coding sequence ATGCAGTATTGGTTATTTAAATCTGAACCTGATGCGTTCAGTATTGATGATCTGGCAGCAATGCCTGACCAGACAGAGCATTGGGACGGTATTCGAAATTATCAGGCACGTAATTTTTTACGTGATCAGGTTAAGCTGGGGGATCAGGTGTTTTTTTACCATTCCAGCTGTAAGGACGTTGGAATAGTGGGTGTTGCTGAGGTAGTCAGGGAAAGCTATCCGGATTTCACGCAGTTTGATCCTGAGTCGAAATATTATGATCCGAAGTCTTCACCGGACAAACCACGCTGGGTGATGGTGGATATCAAGCTGAAGCAGAAATTCAGTAAAATTCTGCCGTTGAAAGTCATAAAGGCGATGCCAGAAATTACAGAAGTCGGTCTGGTGAAAAAAGGCCATCGGCTATCGATAATGCCTGTGACAGATATTGAATGGCAGCTGTTGCTGGCGGCAGCAAACTGA
- a CDS encoding OsmC family protein gives MSEYYATVEWLRKEEDFLSRKYSRGHEWRFDGGVTVPASSSPHIVPLPMSEADNVDPEEAFVASLSSCHMLFFLDFASRAKLIVDSYTDEATGILSKDAEGRLAMTEVTLQPKIIFSGEQPDAGKIAELHHKAHNACFIANSVLTEVRIK, from the coding sequence ATGTCTGAATACTATGCGACGGTGGAATGGCTGCGAAAAGAGGAAGATTTTTTAAGCCGTAAATACAGCCGGGGACATGAATGGCGTTTTGATGGTGGCGTTACTGTACCAGCGTCATCTTCCCCACACATCGTACCTTTACCCATGTCTGAAGCTGATAATGTCGACCCGGAAGAGGCATTTGTGGCTTCACTGTCCAGTTGCCATATGTTGTTTTTCCTGGATTTTGCGTCACGGGCCAAGCTAATAGTGGATAGCTATACCGATGAAGCAACAGGTATTTTAAGCAAAGATGCTGAAGGAAGGTTAGCCATGACGGAAGTAACATTACAGCCTAAGATCATCTTCAGTGGCGAACAACCTGACGCAGGGAAAATAGCTGAGCTGCATCATAAAGCGCACAACGCCTGCTTTATTGCTAATTCAGTACTTACCGAAGTAAGAATTAAATAG
- a CDS encoding LysR substrate-binding domain-containing protein, with product MLLSRISLASLRTFSEVARQGSLSLAAEQLCISPSAVSHQMKLLEQQLDTALFIRRARGVELTGAGKHLAEYAIRSMLQLEQGLQRATQASQRQLSVAAIPAITQLWLVPKLHRFYALHPDIELSIIDQDALTDFNQQAVDLHLHFGSGECIGLKNELLMPEWAVPVCHTDLLAKFGSANELLEADSTRRLTYTGFDEDRPGGLNWSGWFNQAGLSLNPNQAVTHFNHLAPLFSAASYRQGIALGWQQLIQDELQAGRLVALSETRVHLKYSYYAIAPEVHFERDVVKLFLAWIRDECRN from the coding sequence ATGTTGTTATCCCGAATTTCACTGGCGTCTCTGAGGACCTTTTCTGAAGTGGCCCGACAGGGTTCTCTCAGCCTGGCCGCTGAACAGCTTTGTATCAGCCCAAGCGCTGTTAGCCATCAGATGAAACTGCTTGAACAACAGCTAGATACGGCATTGTTTATTCGCCGTGCCCGTGGTGTTGAGTTAACGGGGGCTGGTAAACATTTAGCTGAGTATGCCATACGTTCTATGTTGCAGCTTGAACAGGGGTTACAGCGGGCAACGCAAGCATCACAGCGGCAATTATCTGTTGCTGCAATTCCTGCGATAACACAGTTGTGGTTGGTTCCTAAACTGCATCGTTTTTATGCACTGCACCCGGATATTGAACTCTCAATTATTGATCAGGATGCTTTGACTGATTTTAATCAGCAAGCTGTTGATCTTCATCTGCACTTTGGCAGCGGTGAATGTATAGGGTTGAAAAACGAGTTGCTAATGCCTGAGTGGGCAGTACCTGTTTGTCATACGGATTTATTAGCAAAGTTTGGCAGTGCAAATGAGTTGTTAGAAGCGGACAGTACTCGCCGTTTAACCTATACCGGTTTTGATGAAGACCGCCCCGGCGGGCTTAACTGGTCTGGCTGGTTTAATCAGGCAGGCTTGAGCCTTAATCCAAATCAGGCGGTCACTCACTTTAATCATCTTGCGCCATTATTTTCAGCAGCCAGCTATCGACAAGGTATTGCACTTGGTTGGCAACAACTCATTCAGGATGAGCTTCAGGCTGGTCGTTTAGTTGCCCTGAGTGAGACCCGTGTGCATCTTAAGTACAGCTATTATGCAATCGCTCCTGAAGTGCATTTCGAACGGGACGTTGTGAAGCTGTTTTTAGCCTGGATCAGGGACGAATGTAGGAATTGA
- a CDS encoding type II toxin-antitoxin system RelE/ParE family toxin: MTWNVDFYDGVAEAILDMPPKIQARMLKLLEMIEKHGANLGPPHTESMGNGLFEIRAKAKEGIGRSFFCYMEGTNIQVLHAFVKKTKKTPKKDLDLATDRMKEVKK, encoded by the coding sequence GTGACTTGGAATGTTGATTTTTATGATGGTGTAGCGGAAGCCATTTTAGATATGCCACCAAAGATTCAAGCTCGAATGCTTAAGTTGTTAGAAATGATAGAAAAGCATGGAGCTAACCTTGGCCCTCCTCATACTGAATCAATGGGTAATGGGCTTTTTGAAATTAGAGCTAAAGCAAAAGAAGGAATAGGTAGGTCGTTTTTTTGTTACATGGAAGGCACTAATATTCAGGTGTTACATGCTTTTGTAAAGAAGACTAAAAAAACTCCTAAGAAGGACTTGGATTTAGCAACGGATAGAAT